The DNA region TGTATCCTGGCCCCCTAGCAGCAACCCAGCCAGAAACAGTCCAAAAAGCTGCTCGTTTGTGTCGCAGTTTACTTCGCGCCCGCTTGGAATTGCCCCTGTATCAGCTAATTTCCTTTCTCGCCTTGACCTTAAATTACGACCAGGCAGAATTGGCAACTGCTGACAAACTCGCAGAACGGGTAAACCAGCAGATAGCCGGCAATAGTTCGATGGGGGGAATGCTATCAGCTTTAAGTGAAATCGTCAGTTCCGAACGGTTTGAACCAGTAGAAACCGAAGATTCGGAAGAACGTTACACTCGTCGCGGTCAACTGACCATTATTACCATGCATAAAGCCAAAGGGCTAGATTGGGACTATGTGTTTCTTCCCTTTCTCCACGAAAACTTGATTCCTGGCAGATTTTGGGTTCCTCCTCAAAGTCAGTTTTTAGGGGATTTTACCTTATCAGAAGTAGCCCGCGCCCAAATTCGTGCTGCTCTCCACGGAGAATCTACCATACCAGATGTTACACAAGCATGGGAACAAGCAAAGCACTTGAAAATATCTGAGGAGTACCGTTTACTCTACGTTGCGATGACACGAGCAAAGCGTTTGGTGTGGATGTCAGCAGCCCAGAAAGCCCCCTTTACTTGGAGTAAGCCGGACAATTTACAAGAACAAGCGCCTTGTCCGGTTTTTCCGGCATTAAAGCGCCAATTTCCTGAATGTGTGATGAATTTAGGAGTAATGGCCAAACAAGGGTGATCAAAACTTTTAAGAAATTAATTGGAATGTACAGTTAGTAGCGATCGTATTGTGAATATTTGTACAAAATAAGCCACCTATAGTGGAAGTTGCCGTTTGAAAATTGGTGTTATAGATTGGTGCTGAGATTTTAATCAGAAATTGATTTACCAATGAAAACCCAACAGTTGACAACGACACAAGAAAATAGACCCAGCAAGACAAAAAAACAGTCTTTTCCGGGTATTAATATTGGTACTCCTAAAGTACCATTCCGCCAATGCAAGAAAACTGTACAACAGCATGAGTTACTCAGTGACTGGGAACACGCGAGTTAATTTTGTAACATCCTCTCATACCAACTTACTAATCGTGATGCATAAATTAGGAGTGCAATGGATTCTTTCTTTCTATTGCCATAAGCCAACAATCTGAGTATTCCCCTTCATGTAGCTCATGAGCGGGCAATAGCTTTAGTTTGACAAAACCACATTTTTCATAACAACGGATAGCGCGAGGATTGTCAACATGAGGATCTATGACAATTTTATGAGCTTGTCGCTGTTCAAAAAGATAAGTGATAAATGCTGACAATATTTTTGTACCAATTCCCTTGTTCCAATAGTCGGTTTCGCCTATGAACAAGTCAATTCCGTAGACATAATCAGTTTGATCATCAAGATGATACAATTCTCTATCGGTTTGAGATAAGTCATTGAGCGCACAATACTGCAAATAACCAATGGGAATATTTTGATAGTAGAACAGACACGGAACAACCGGGTCATCTCCCCTAATCATCGGTTTGTACGTTTCTATAATTCTTTCTAAATCAAAAGGATTATCTCTTCCTTCATAAAATTCCAAAACTTGTGCATCAGTTAACCATTTTGCCATCAACTGATAATCATATATTTCATCTTGCATTAGACGAATAGCAATTTTGTCTTGTTCAATTAGCATTTCCTGTGTAGATAGATTTTTCTAGCCAATATTTAAATAAATATAGTTTGTTCAAAATGTCTATCATCTTGTTGCAAAAATTATAAAAAAGCAAAAAGGAATTCCATACCCGCTTCGTAAACATGGAATTCC from Nostoc commune NIES-4072 includes:
- a CDS encoding GNAT family N-acetyltransferase, which gives rise to MLIEQDKIAIRLMQDEIYDYQLMAKWLTDAQVLEFYEGRDNPFDLERIIETYKPMIRGDDPVVPCLFYYQNIPIGYLQYCALNDLSQTDRELYHLDDQTDYVYGIDLFIGETDYWNKGIGTKILSAFITYLFEQRQAHKIVIDPHVDNPRAIRCYEKCGFVKLKLLPAHELHEGEYSDCWLMAIERKNPLHS